In one window of Henckelia pumila isolate YLH828 chromosome 1, ASM3356847v2, whole genome shotgun sequence DNA:
- the LOC140862182 gene encoding uncharacterized protein has protein sequence MENQGRQQYNPYSNTYNPGWKNHPNFAWKAADPTANTSKPVEKKPYFEEIMMKYVAGTEIRLQNQEAMLQKLETQMNTDAKNTEDEEASDLVKEKELDEAPKQADSMPTGKKANRSIKYPRGIVEDVLVKEQLSVDPLEIYLTGTTDEEQVSEEVHEVARYLDWSIPFDRLINTKMGELNHTPKPLKPSIEEPPTLELKPLPSHLKYLYLLKNDKLLIICSSSLTGCEEEKLLRVIREHISIGWSLADLKGISPTMCMHKILMEAEHKTSTQPQRRLNPTMQERCEESNLVLNWEKCHFMVKEGIVLGHKVSELGVEVDRAKLEVIEKLPPPANLKGIRSFLGITLSAAQLNYTTTEKELLAVVFALDKFRSYLVGSKVIVHTDHSALKYLMSKKNAKPRKGAENQVADHLSRLENKGAETQVIHDDFSDEQLFEATDEERLLQLNELEELRLEAYENARIYKEKTKKWHDQRIVPREFEICGVYYRAQV, from the exons ATGGAAAATCAAGGGAGACAACAGTACAATCCATACAGCAACACttacaatcctggctggaaAAACCATCCAAACTTCGCTTGGAAAGCTGCAGATCCTACAGCTAACACATCGAAGCCAGTAGAGAAGAAGCCCTAttttgaagaaattatgatgaaatatgtagctggtACTGAGATCCGTCTACAGAATCAAGAGGCAATGTTACAGAAATTAGAGACACAGATGA ATACTGATGCAAAGAATACTGAGGATGAAGAAGCAAGTGACCTAGTCAAGGAAAAAGAGCTGGATGAAGCACCAAAGCAGGCAGACTCCATGCCTACaggcaagaaag CTAatagatctataaaatatccaaggggaATTGTAGAGGATGTGTTGGTAAAg GAACAGTTGTCGGTGGATCCATTAGAAATATATTTGACAGGTACAACTGATGAAGAACAGGTTAGTGAGGAAGTTCATGAAGTAGCACGGTATTTGGATTGGAGTATACCCTTcgacagactcatcaataccaagatgggAGAGCTCAACCATACTCCAAAACCGCTAAAGCCATCCATCGAGGAGCCCCCtactcttgaacttaaaccacttCCATCTCATTTGAAgtatttgtatttattaaagaaCGATAAACTGCTAATAAtttgttcatcttctttgacaggttgcGAGGAGGAAAAGTTGCTGCGTGTGATCCGAGAACACATATCCATAGGTTGGAGTTTGGCCGATCTcaagggtattagtccaaccatgtgcatgcacaaaatcttGATGGAGGCGGAGCATAAGACATCGACTCAACCACAGAGGCGACTTAACCCAAcaatgcaagag AGATGTGAGGAGAGCAATTTGGTattgaattgggaaaaatgccacTTCATGGTGAAAGAGGGCATTGTTTTAGGCCATAAGGTGTCTGAGTTAGGTGTGGAAGTGGACAGagcaaaacttgaagtaattgaaaaacttccacctcccGCAAATTTGAAGGGCATTAggagttttcttgg tatcaccctgtcagccGCCCAACTGAATTACACGACTACTGAAAAAGAGCTTCTCGCAGTCGTATTCGCCTTGGATAAGTTCAGATCTTATTTGGTGGGGAGCAAAGTCATAGTTCACACGGATCACTCGGCCTTGAAGTATTTGATGAGCAAAAAGAatgctaaacccag GAAAGGAGCTGAAAATCAAGTTGCGGACCACCTTTCTCGATTGGAAAATAAAGGCGCTGAAACGCAAGTGATCCatgatgatttttcagatgagcagttgtttgag gCTACAGATGAAGAACGGTTACTacaattgaatgaacttgaagagCTCAGGTTGGAGGCCTATGAAAATGCCAGAATCTACAAAGAAAAGACCAAGAAGTGGCATGATCAGCGCATTGTCCCACGTGAATTCGAG ATTTGTGGAGTTTATTATCGCGCTCAAGTTTAG